The following nucleotide sequence is from Chlamydiota bacterium.
AGAGCTCGGCGAGGCTTGCCGCCCCCTGGAAGGTGCCGCGGACCTTCCGGAAGCAGTCCGCGGCCTCTGACAACCGGCCGGATTCCGCAAGGGCCCAGCCGAGCATCCCGATCAGGTCGGCGTCGTCGGCCTTGAAACCGAGCGCCTTTTTGTAGAAGCGCGCCGCGCGCCGCCAGTCCTGTCTCTTGGCGTACAGCCGGCCGAGGTCCTTGCACCTCCGGTAGCTCGGCCCGAAACGGCTGATCGCCTCGGAGAGGTTCGCGATGCCGCGGGGGAAATCCCCCAGCTTCTCCACGAGGAGGAAGTGGAGCCGCTCGTGGCTCCGCTCCTTCAGGGCGCTGCCGCGCGGGATGCCGCGATAGAGGCGCACCGCCTGCTCGAACATCCCGCGGTCGCGGTAGATGCGGTCGATCCTTTCGTACGGCGCCGGGTCGTCGGGGTCGGCGGCGATGAGCCTTTTGTAGAGGCGGATCGCGCGGGGGGCCTTGCCCGCCTCGCAGTAGGTCCTGGCGAGGTGGCTCAGCAGGTCGCGGTCCCCGGGGTTTCGGGCGAGGGCCTTCCTGAGCACGGCAGCGGCCGCGGCGTGACAGTTGTCGGCCCGCATCAGGGCCGCGAGCGCCTTGACGTTGGAGAGCTGCTGCGGCCGTTCGCGGACGAGGTCGTAGAGACGTCTTTTCTCGGGGGTGTCGACGTCCTCCGGGACGGCGGCGGCGCGGGATCGGGCGTCAGGCGCCTGCCGCGGCCGGCGAGGGGGAGTCTTTTTTCGAGTCCTTCTTGGTGCCGCTGGCATCCTTCTCCTTTTTCTCCGCGGCCCGATACCCGTGGCTTCGGTAGTCGGTCGCGTAGAAACCGTGGCCCTTGAAGATGATGCCGGCGCCCGCGCCGATGAGACGTTTCACGGCGGCGCCGCAGCGGGGGCACGCCTTCAACGGTTTCGCGGTGATCCGCTGAAACCGGTCGAAGCGTCCACACTTTCGGCACTCGTACTCGTAGGTTGGCATCGTCTGCAGTCCCCCGCGCGGCCCTCCCCGAAGGGGGGGCGGTGGCCCTTCTCCGTGCCGCAGGCTACGGTTTGGGCGCCGCCTCGGGCTTCAATCCGAGGTAGATGAGCGTCCCGGAGACGCACCAGACCACGAACGGGATGGAAAGGATCGAGAGGCGGATGATGAGCGTGAATGCGCCCCAGATGAAACCGGCGAACGAGTAGGTCCACCGCAACGTATCCTGCGGCGCCGCGTACAATCCCCGCCCCACGAGCCCGGCAGGGGGGCTGCAGCACTCGGGGAGGGAGAAGAACCCGGCCGCGCAGTCGAACGCCCTGTTGAACGCCGGCGGCACGGAGGAGACGATCCGCGTGTACTGGGCGCCCATGGTCCGCGACGAGATCATCGCGTCCACGGCGGTGACCGCGGAGAGGAAATGGACGATGATGATGAAGACGAGCGCGGTGGCGATCAGGTAGCCGATGAAACGCACGGTGTTGGCCCGGATGAAGTCGTTGAGCTCGCTGACCGGGCTCTCCTTGCCGACCATGATGATGGGGGGCAGGAGCAGGGTCCCGCAAAGGAGGATGATCCCCGCGGCGACGAGCAGGGCGCTCAAGAAGAAGAGCGGCAGCGCCAGGAACGGCCAGACGATCTCACCGAGGAAGGGGATGCGGCCGAACCAGCCGGCGATCGAGTGACAGAGCACCATCAGGAGGATGATCAGGACGATCTTGAGCGGCGCGATGATCAGCGGCGTGGCGGATACCCGGACGGCGTGCAGCGCCCCTTTGAAATCGACCGCCGGGAGCCCGGCGACCTCCGCCACGGTCACCTTCGCGATCGCACCCCAGGTGAAGAATAGTATGAAGAGCACCGCCACCCAGTTCAGGATTGCGACGAGCGATTGGAGCTGGCCGCGCAGGACGAAACCGCCGAGGAGGTTCATGATGACAAGGGAGGCCGCCACGGCGCAGACCATCCCGCCGATCTGCAAGGCGATCTTCTTCCCGCTGAACGAGAGGCTGAAGATCCTCGAGAAGGTTTTCATTCCCGTCTGCAACGCATCCATGGCCGATCCCTCCCTGCGTAGGCGCGCCATTCCGCACCATGCGGCCACATCGTACCGCAGCACCGATGCGCTGTCAAGCCCCCAAAACAGCCCCCAACACACCGGAACCGGTTGCGCGGCCCGTGCCTGCGTGGTACACTTACCCCCGATACCGGAGCGGTTTCTATGGCCCTGACACGATACCTGTGGCGTGCGGGTGCGGTGCTGTGCATCGCCGCCCTGGCGGCGCTCCTCGCGGGGTGCGCGACCCCCGAGGGCGGCTCCTCCATCCCATGGGCCAGGCCCGAGCCGTGGGAGAACCAGCCGAACCTGATGCCCGGCGTGCGGTTCTGACGCGGGCGCTGCGTGGGTATGCCTTCATTTCCCGTGAACGGCGGTCACCCGACGGCGGGGCTCGTCCCCGCTGCGCGTCCCTCCGCGGGGAGGCGGCGGCACGCCGCCGCCCGCCACGCGCTCCTCTTCTGCGCCTTCGCCGCCTGCGCCTCCGCCTCCCCCCGTCTCCGCCCGCGGCCGCCGGAGCGCCCCCGCGAGATGCGCGGGATTTGGGCGGAGTGCGAGGGCGCCAACGCCACGCTCTCCAGCCGCGCCAGGATCGAGGAGATGTTCCGGCGTCTGGAGGAGGCGGGCGTCAACACGGTGTTCCTGCAGGTCTACCGCGGGGACAAGGCGTGGTACCGTTCCGGGATCGCGGACGCGGGGCCGTACGACGCCTTTTATTCCCGGGAGAAGGCCTGCCCCCTGCGCCTGGCGATCGACATGGCGCACGCGCGGGGGATGCAGCTCCACGCATGGGTGAACGTGTTCAGGGTCTGGGGAGGACGGGACGCAAAGACGATACAGGCGCTCGGGAAGGGGGCGATGACCCGCGACCGGTCGGGGAAATCGATACTCGACTACCCCCGGCACGCGCTCCCCGACGGCGGCTACTGGCTCGATCCGGGCGACCCGGTCGCGCGCAGGCATCTCCTGCGCGTTGTGCGGGAGCTGCTGGAGCGATACCCGGACCTCGACGGCATCCACCTCGACTACGCGCGGTACCCGTTCGACGAGAAGGGGAAGACGGATTTCGGCTACGGGTCCGCAAGCGTGGCGGCGTTCAAGAAAGCCGCCGGCGCCGCCCCGAGTCGGCGTACGGCGGCGGCGCGGGCGCGCTGGGACGGGTGGCGGCGGGACCAGGTGACGCTGTTCGTCGGGGGGGCGAAGCGTCTGACGGGAAAACGGGGGAAGGCGCTCTCCGTGGCGGTCGTCGCCGACGAGAAGAAGTGCCGCGAGAGCACCTTCCAGGATTGGCGCCGCTGGCTCGGCGAGGGGCTCGTCGACTTCGTCGTGCCGATGAACTACAGCGCGGACCGGGCGCTGGTCCGCGCGCGCGCGGAGAAGGCGCTCTCGGCGGCCGGAGCGGGGAAGAGGGTCGCCGTCGGGCTCGGGGCCTACAAGGTGCTGGATTCCCCCGCGGCGCTCGCGGCGCAGGTCGGGGACTGTAGAAGGCTGGGGGCGCTCGGCGTGGTTCTTTTCTCCTACGACAACCTGGCCAAACGCCCGGGGCTGTTCGGGTATCTCGGGAGGAAGGTCTTTTAACCGGCGCCCGGGCGGCGGCCCGGGCGCCATGCAACCCGCACGGGAGGAGCGATGATGAACGATACTCTGGAACGCAAAAACCTTTTCGGGGCCTACCTGCTGATCGCGGCGGTCGTGCTGGGGTTATTCCTGGTGTTACGGCAGATCGCCGTTTTCCAGCAGGCGCGGGTGAATGCCTCGATGCAGAAGGCGGCGCACAAGGCCGCCCCGATACCGCTTTCCACGACGCCGAAGCCGGCGATCAAGAAGATCGTCGAGACGGAGCGCCAGATCGAAGACCAGGACATTCTGGAGGCGTACGAGAAGGAGGAACGCCGGCCGGGCCTGCTGCAGCTGTTCAGCGTAGGAGAGCGGTTGCTTCAGAAGAAGGTCGAGGGGGTCGAGTACGTGAAGGCGGTTCTTTTCAGGACGCAGGCCGGGACCGGGAGGATCCTCGCCGATGTCGCCCTGCACAACGACTCCGCGGTCCCCGTCACCCCGCGGTTCCAGCTGATGCTCTTCAACGCCAAGGGCAGGTTCCTGTGCCGGGACACGATCCTCTACATCACGGAGGATCTTGCCCCCGGGGAGAAGAAGATCGAGACGATGAGTCTCCCCCGGGCTCCCCGGGATGTCGCGTTCTACGAGATTCGGCAGCTCGATTGAGATTCGGAGCGATCCGATGGGCGCGGCAAGGGAGAAGGGGCCGGTCGCGCGCGTCGCCGCGCTGCTGTGTGCCGCGGGCGAGGACCCGCAGCTGTTCCTCGACGCCCTCGCCGGACTGTGGGGCGCCCCCGGACTCGTGGGCGCGCCGATACAGTTCGGTTTCACCGACTTCTATGAAAACGAGATGGGCCCCGATCTCGTCCGGCGCTTCGTCCTCTTCAGGGATCCCGCCCCGGCGGACGGCCTCCGGGACTGGAAGATCGAGGCCAACGCGCTGGAGGGGCGGTTCGCATCCGGGGGCAGACGGCGCCTGAACGCGGATCCCGGCTACCTGGATCCGGGCGCCGTCGTGGTGGCCTCCGTGAAGGACGCGGCCTCCCGGGTCTATCTCGGGAAGGGGATCTACGCGCAGCCGATGCTGCGCTTTGAGGCGGGAAGCTTCCGGGCGTGGCCCTGGACGTACCCCGACTACGCCTCGCCGGAGGCGATACGGTTCTTCAATGCGGCGCGGGCCGCATGCCGCGATATGTTTCGTCAGCCGGTGCGCGGTCGATAGTCGATACCCGGCCGCCGAGGTTCGATGCGGCGGCGGTGCACGGACCCGAGCATCGAATGCGGTTGACTTGCCCCCGGCCCATTGCTAGTATCGGTTCCCCACCGGGGGGCTATCCTTCCGTGACGACGAGGTTCGGCGGCTCGACAAGGCGCGACAGGAAACAGACCGCGGTGCGCCCCCTGAACGATTCGTTTCTCCGGGAGCTCGAGGAGCGGGCGCGTACCATCCGCATGAACATCATCAGGATGATCGCCCGGGCGGGGTCAGGGCACCCCGGCGGCTCCTTGTCGATCGCGGACATCCTCACGGCGCTCTATTTCACCCAAATGCGCCATCGCCCGAAGGAACCGCGTTGGGCGGACCGCGACCGGTGCATCCTCTCCAAGGGGCACGCGGCCCCGGCCCTCTACGCCGTCCTGGGCGAGTGCGGCTACTTTCCGAAGGGGGAGTTCCTCAAGCTGCGGAGATTCGGCGCGATGCTCCAGGGGCACCCGGACGCCACGCGCGTCCCCGGCGTCGAGACCTCGACCGGCTCCCTCGGCCAGGGGATCTCCGTCGGGGTGGGGATGGCGCTCGCGGGGAGGATCGACGGCAGGGGCTACCGGGTCTATGTCGTCCTCGGCGACGGGGAGATCGAGGAGGGCGAGGTCTGGGAGGCCGCGATGGCCGCCGCGCACTACCGGCTCGACCGGCTGTGCGCGATCGTGGACTTCAACGGCCTCCAGATCGACGGGAGGGTGCAGGACACGATGAACCCCGAGCCGAT
It contains:
- a CDS encoding tetratricopeptide repeat protein produces the protein MPAAPRRTRKKTPPRRPRQAPDARSRAAAVPEDVDTPEKRRLYDLVRERPQQLSNVKALAALMRADNCHAAAAAVLRKALARNPGDRDLLSHLARTYCEAGKAPRAIRLYKRLIAADPDDPAPYERIDRIYRDRGMFEQAVRLYRGIPRGSALKERSHERLHFLLVEKLGDFPRGIANLSEAISRFGPSYRRCKDLGRLYAKRQDWRRAARFYKKALGFKADDADLIGMLGWALAESGRLSEAADCFRKVRGTFQGAASLAELYLRQGRLADAETELDALGARYAGNSRVAIGRAELALRRGDASTARRICEEALLRTPSYFAFELAHGHEVLEAACKKLGVPAEAARHGVLARALKAGPDTYTALITLAEKSLGGGDLDAADAFLDQLLRLYPGNTRALAGKCEIRMRRRDPRGAVEIGERALQNANPKYREEQARCHELLSRAYRALKDRTRASYHRARAAAQ
- a CDS encoding zinc ribbon domain-containing protein, with amino-acid sequence MPTYEYECRKCGRFDRFQRITAKPLKACPRCGAAVKRLIGAGAGIIFKGHGFYATDYRSHGYRAAEKKEKDASGTKKDSKKDSPSPAAAGA
- a CDS encoding family 10 glycosylhydrolase, producing MPSFPVNGGHPTAGLVPAARPSAGRRRHAAARHALLFCAFAACASASPRLRPRPPERPREMRGIWAECEGANATLSSRARIEEMFRRLEEAGVNTVFLQVYRGDKAWYRSGIADAGPYDAFYSREKACPLRLAIDMAHARGMQLHAWVNVFRVWGGRDAKTIQALGKGAMTRDRSGKSILDYPRHALPDGGYWLDPGDPVARRHLLRVVRELLERYPDLDGIHLDYARYPFDEKGKTDFGYGSASVAAFKKAAGAAPSRRTAAARARWDGWRRDQVTLFVGGAKRLTGKRGKALSVAVVADEKKCRESTFQDWRRWLGEGLVDFVVPMNYSADRALVRARAEKALSAAGAGKRVAVGLGAYKVLDSPAALAAQVGDCRRLGALGVVLFSYDNLAKRPGLFGYLGRKVF
- a CDS encoding DUF4416 family protein, whose product is MGAAREKGPVARVAALLCAAGEDPQLFLDALAGLWGAPGLVGAPIQFGFTDFYENEMGPDLVRRFVLFRDPAPADGLRDWKIEANALEGRFASGGRRRLNADPGYLDPGAVVVASVKDAASRVYLGKGIYAQPMLRFEAGSFRAWPWTYPDYASPEAIRFFNAARAACRDMFRQPVRGR
- a CDS encoding transketolase, which gives rise to MRLTCPRPIASIGSPPGGYPSVTTRFGGSTRRDRKQTAVRPLNDSFLRELEERARTIRMNIIRMIARAGSGHPGGSLSIADILTALYFTQMRHRPKEPRWADRDRCILSKGHAAPALYAVLGECGYFPKGEFLKLRRFGAMLQGHPDATRVPGVETSTGSLGQGISVGVGMALAGRIDGRGYRVYVVLGDGEIEEGEVWEAAMAAAHYRLDRLCAIVDFNGLQIDGRVQDTMNPEPIAAKWEAFGWAAREIDGHDFRQIIAALDWAAEPKKKPSAIIARTVKGKGVSFMEAQVNWHGVAPTAEESKRALAELGEA